A genome region from Strigops habroptila isolate Jane chromosome 12, bStrHab1.2.pri, whole genome shotgun sequence includes the following:
- the SRA1 gene encoding steroid receptor RNA activator 1 produces MGVTSAQVLASGRAAGAPPVPLPAGAPPDPASAPAASAAASPPRVLGPPPLGPISPPRAEGRKPSAAAGPEECSVPADTVLAPLREALAACRPTVQVRPAPTASAPCCTGGTASPPAHLCLQKQVCDDIGRRLTVLGDAWAQGKLSVPVRKRMSLLVQELQQQHWDAADEIHRSLMVDHVNEVSQWLVGVKRLIAESRSLPAADSDADGGAEAEPDQEEP; encoded by the exons ATGGGGGTGACAAGTGCACAGGTCCTGGCTTCCGGCCGGGCTGCTGGAGCTCCACCAGTGCCTCTTCCTGCAGGGGCTCCTCCAGACCCGGCCAGTGCCCCCGCggcctctgcagcagcatcaccccCTCGAGTGCTGGGCCCGCCCCCCCTGGGCCCCATCAGCCCCCCCCGGGCAGAGGGCAGGAAGCCGAGTGCAGCAGCAGGCCCCGAGGAGTGCAGTGTGCCCGCAGACACCGTGCTGGCCCCGCTGAGGGAGGCCCTGGCCGCCTGCCGCCCCACCGTGCAGGTGAGACCCGCTcccactgcctctgccccatGCTGCACGGGGGGCACAGCCTCACCCCCAGCTCATCTCTGCCTCCAGAAACAAGTGTGCGACGACATCGGGCGGCGCCTGACGGTGCTGGGGGACGCCTGGGCTCAGGGGAAGCTGTCGGTCCcggtgaggaagaggatgagcCTCCTGGTGCAAG agctccagcagcagcactgggatgcGGCCGACGAGATCCACCGCTCGCTCATGGTGGACCATGTGAATGAGGTGAGCCAGTGGCTGGTGGGGGTGAAGCGCCTGATCGCCGAGAGCAGGAGCCTGCCTGCAGCGGACAGTGACGCAGACGGTGGTGCTGAGGCTGAGCCTGACCAGGAGGAGCCCTga